The genomic window ATacaaggtggatagagatgtgaggaagaacgggaggtacccaGTCGAGCGAGATgactcgtagtaaggtatggatacaaggagtggggaaatatgggatgtttcgggaacccaatagttgtatctggttctgtcctctgtaatattctctattgtacaGTGGAATCATtatctctcatccgtggacgtaggcatggttggccgaaccacgttaaaacctcgtgtaccgtatgtgtgattgttttatctttgtgttcttgaactaacattgttggcatcaaagctttcgttgGCACTACAATAACCATCTACTCTTCATGTCATGGTAGCTTCATTTGTTACCATCCCATCAAATTTCAACCTCTTTCCTTTGCATATAGTTAAGTATGTTAAAGCTAAATAAGCAGGAAACCTTTGGAACCCATCTGATAGGTAACATATCCAAAAATTTCAAGGCAACTTGCTTTTATTGAGCTTCACCCTTTACTGGAATTTCCACAAGAACATGACATTTTCGTAAGGAGATGTGTCTGCAACCCTCAGGATCTTTAGGTCTAACATCTGGTTGAAGTTGCAGTGACAATTTCTAGCCACTAACTGGATGTTATGAAAATTCTCATAGAAGAGCTTGTTGCCAATAGGTGTTGTTCCTCTAAAAGAATGTTATTTCTGGGCACAGGTATGAAAACAGAGAGTATTCGATATTAAATGATCTCAACCAAAAGTAGTCTGGAATACTGTTCACAATGAGAGTTCAATTCCTAAGGAAGGGTGGCCTGTGTATCCTAGGATAATTAACCcggaaaattaaaatgataaaacaagCATCCATGATTAAActgataataataaacattgcTCTTGATCTTAGCCAAAAGGCCAAGAAATATACTCCCAGGCAGTACTGTGTAATTGAAAATTCTGCAGATATTGTACAGCAAACtcaacaagaaaaatgaaaattttgaagctaAAACAAGTTTTCCTGGTGATCATTAGAAAAGCAACACATAATATTACTCTAGTCCACTAAAGCTTGAAACAATGCTTATCATCACATGTTGCAGCTTCAAAATGCTTGGAAAGATATATTCCTCAGGAATTGGAATCAAGAGGTGGAGGGCTGTGCTGCTTGAACTTCTCTATTTGACTAGACTTGTTGAAATTCCATCCCTGTTGGACATGAACTGTTATTGCAAGAACAACTAGAATTGCCATTATTATAACTTCTTCAGACTTTGAAAAGAACACTGAACTTCTGTTGTGGTCGCCTTTATGAAAGTAGTGATTGAAAACAGGATCTCTTATGCAATCATAAGCTCGGACAAGCAATCTCAGAAGTGTGAACCCAATGTAATAAAGTTCCCTCAATGATTTAACTTGGGTTTGCCATAGAACATTACCGATGATTTGAGGAAGCAAGAAAAAATCTTGAACAAGGCCCATGTACTCGTCTACGTCAATCACCCATTCTGAAAGCTTATGGTGAGTACTTATGACCCCATCTGCTGTTTTCTTGTAATGAATGATGTGAACAGCTACAAATCCAACCATGTGAATAGTCCAGGCAGAAAGAAAAACTAGCTTGTCACTTGGATTGTGCTTCCAATTTATAGGCTGACTGGTGAGTAGTTTGAGACGAGCTTTCTTTACCTTCTGACAGAGTCTTAAAGTCAGTACAAAAGCAATCAGCGAAAGGAACTTTAGGGTGCAGTCAACTACTTGAAACCACGTAGGTTTTCCAACATCAAGTAGGTTATGAGAATATTGAAATTCCTTCCACTTGAAAAGGATTGCACCATCCGTGATCAGGGGAAGAACATAGCCAAGAGCCTGAATACCAAGCATGGCTAAGGATATGAAAGGGATGGCATCAACCTTCTTTTCTATGAAAAACAACTGGCTATATATGCAAGCAATTGAGGCAGAAAGAACCAGCATCCGTAAACTTTCCTCCAAGTTTAGACGAAAAATGAACTCTTTTGAGTTGTCACTGTAGGGAATTAGAAATGTTTGGATGCTGATTGGACTAAAATAGAGTGTGTCTTCCACATTCCTTTGGCTGGTAATAGAGACCTTGGCAGTTGGGTTTATCAACCAACGGGTGGTCTTAGATGAGTACTCTACTTTCACTTCTATCAAACAGTCCATCCTGCTTTCCAGGCTTGTAATGTTGATGGGCCCCTGCGACAATGGGATGTCTATGCAGCCAATCAGAAAAGCCTTCCCAAGAAGTGGGTTGTAAAGACCCTCCAAGTATAGCACCGAGATATGAGCATGGGATTCTCCACTAAGGGTGAAATGTGCTGAAATATTCAGAAGTTGGTCTTGTTTGGTGGAATCAGAATTAGTAAGAATTTGAGGCTCTTCTTTATGAGAAAAGTCTCTAAAGTGTGCCCAATGACGACCAAACAAGGAACCTATAGAAAGTACCTCCATTGTGACATACGCCTTTGGAGGATGGATATTGGGCAAAGGATCTGGAAGACCATAGGTATCAAAACTCAGCTCATCTGATAGTAGGGAAAGACTGGTGATGTTGTTTATATCTTCCACAGATGGATATTTGAGAAATGACTTCTTCATAAAGGTTCCCAAATTGAAATTCTCATTTCTCTTCAAGATGATATTGGCTGACTCAATTTTTGAATACTTGTACGACAAATAAGAGTTGCTGTAGTCATAGTACTTATTCCAAGCATCCAGAGGTCGGAGTACCTTTCTAAACGACAACAGATTGTGAGAATCTGTATTGTTTATGCTCGACATGGTCCCAACAACAATACTCCGTTGAgtgatggaaaatgaaaaggGGAAGTATAAACAGATCCGAGAATTGCATCCATGTGACCCAGTTTCAGCAAGA from Vitis vinifera cultivar Pinot Noir 40024 chromosome 9, ASM3070453v1 includes these protein-coding regions:
- the LOC100266929 gene encoding uncharacterized protein LOC100266929; translated protein: MDIPPLVHHLMALAFLILFLGSFTSPFSDFESSDEPSSICSFERLSEVRRECNSFLSSASKLKLEGGKAYRMPNELSFLYGDWMQETGTSPLMPFDDGDMGKNFSDSGSLLKLVSFSIMDIDISHQYEDAVSVCGYLSIGISRNRSLSNDADGLSPWFRKEPGISELIIPFEGLYTETEGERLMCFLGTSVSPFSEGFPDPSELPMAYSSENYLQSPLLQDDRLMLVLRYPQTFSLTSRVIHGEMRNLNQNSNPKYFDKVYISSQLGYYSNYQFVSEKFVLKACNPYPCQDGLLDGGIIKGLEFCKIFQRLSAEKFDIVANSGCDGTEEHCHNLGPFVLGSEVKTTNGIQDKFRIMMNDLHCIPGDKLSTAKASAVFRVVSSGENLYIAEGRTGLSGMTITAEGTWNSSSGRLCMVGCVGLAETGSHGCNSRICLYFPFSFSITQRSIVVGTMSSINNTDSHNLLSFRKVLRPLDAWNKYYDYSNSYLSYKYSKIESANIILKRNENFNLGTFMKKSFLKYPSVEDINNITSLSLLSDELSFDTYGLPDPLPNIHPPKAYVTMEVLSIGSLFGRHWAHFRDFSHKEEPQILTNSDSTKQDQLLNISAHFTLSGESHAHISVLYLEGLYNPLLGKAFLIGCIDIPLSQGPINITSLESRMDCLIEVKVEYSSKTTRWLINPTAKVSITSQRNVEDTLYFSPISIQTFLIPYSDNSKEFIFRLNLEESLRMLVLSASIACIYSQLFFIEKKVDAIPFISLAMLGIQALGYVLPLITDGAILFKWKEFQYSHNLLDVGKPTWFQVVDCTLKFLSLIAFVLTLRLCQKVKKARLKLLTSQPINWKHNPSDKLVFLSAWTIHMVGFVAVHIIHYKKTADGVISTHHKLSEWVIDVDEYMGLVQDFFLLPQIIGNVLWQTQVKSLRELYYIGFTLLRLLVRAYDCIRDPVFNHYFHKGDHNRSSVFFSKSEEVIIMAILVVLAITVHVQQGWNFNKSSQIEKFKQHSPPPLDSNS